In Hydractinia symbiolongicarpus strain clone_291-10 chromosome 4, HSymV2.1, whole genome shotgun sequence, the following proteins share a genomic window:
- the LOC130640892 gene encoding uncharacterized protein LOC130640892 isoform X2: MATLSPRINGLSFEAKRRKAAAVASKKRSSKSENKMRDYDSPSAYFQTSLRITDRPPSDSICSSETSLSADNEEENVATAVTASPCSRSKGKLYSSRNSTFGSRSGMQEPALERSLQSPYEKGMGSGVQLPDIDVSKDSRKRLSFTPALDDSPKRSRLDVSVESLGKSKRNNSTFTVSPHMKQEENELNKNEVLVNEKNENINETIEKGLTPGKVLKKHSPSKSSLSAEKTRSSNKLENKSTQKTNKFIINNDHDEENNVTVVHYTTRASTQNKSSQKRDLKNAPKQKQYASMETQAGESKLHRRKTRQGNGSRSKKKESDVDFRKVVGNIGDNTAKEDSIKKPQGNKGNKRNTSKIHSPLESKLDSKTNTSSNIKEQSALRINDSRLTTKTDLNCSTRITRSMRGTDKSQSLSVFVHNVEQTLLKGNKKNNCTFIELFPEKKNAPKRAEKVLSKTMPTVGNASVENTTKLSTSQHNKTTGFKKKKPRKRICMPKPQKSKTRTETNSQGKSILKDTSSVSRRGNLHVTIMEPGDTPQIHKPQLKQSPKDLKKSLKSPTKESQQQINGSSNLPQSSRRKSLNRSRRESDYACDEAEIVQEDVNGYVPYLHSWPGYSDNNTSSSSKRGQHNKGNRQSPGKKAKKGNSSFERIFEDSRSFLSNETLKGPKEIICPVKNVATNTIEDLPLIRTAASVEWRPPVRNTGEEVFLHKFFSLPSLSFGQIKLNAFGRKGLQKTKHDNVFFYVLTGSIKLTLNQRQYHCVSGTTFIVPEGNLYDIENLENYEARLLFFQQKHV; encoded by the exons ATGGCAACGTTATCTCCTCGTATTAATGGGCTGTCTTTTGAAGCAAAG agaCGAAAGGCTGCAGCAGTTGCTTCTAAAAAAAG GTCAAGTAAATCAGAAAACAAAATGAGGGATTATGACAGCCCGAGTGCTTACTTCCAAACAAGTTTACGAATTACAGATAGACCTCCATCAGATTCTATATGTTCTTCTGAAACATCTTTGAGTGCGGATAATGAAGAAGAGAATGTTGCGACAGCTGTAACTGCCTCGCCATGCAGTAGAAGCAAAGGGAAATTATATTCCTCAAGGAATAGTACATTTGGGTCAAGGTCTGGAATGCAGGAACCAGCACTCGAAAGATCTCTTCAGTCTCCATATGAAAAAGGAATGGGATCTGGTGTACAATTACCAGATATAGATGTGTCCAAAGATAGCAGAAAAAG ATTATCTTTCACGCCAGCACTTGATGACTCTCCGAAAAG GTCTCGACTTGATGTCTCAGTTGAAAGTTTAGGCAAGTCTAAGAGAAACAATTCCACTTTTACTGTATCTCCACATATGAAACAGGAGGAAAATGAACTTAACAAAAACGAAGTTCTAGTGAAtgaaaagaatgaaaacattaatGAAACTATAGAAAAAG GACTTACACctggaaaagttttaaaaaaacatagtcCCTCAAAAAGCAGCCTTAGTGCTGAAAAGACTAGGAGCTCTAATAAACTTGAAAACAAAAGTACTCAGAAAACTAACAAATTTATCATCAACAATGATCATGACGAAGAAAATAATGTGACAGTGGTTCATTATACCACCAGAGCCAGTACACAAAATAAAAGCAGTCAAAAACGAGATCTGAAAAATGCGCCAAAACAGAAACAATATGCTAGTATGGAAACACAAGCTGGTGAATCAAAACTTCACAGAAGAAAAACAAGACAGGGTAATGGAAGTAGgagcaaaaaaaaagaatcagATGTTGACTTTAGAAAGGTTGTTGGGAATATTGGTGATAATACAGCTAAGGAAGATTCTATAAAAAAGCCTCAAGGTAATAAAGGCAACAAAAGAAATACTTCCAAAATTCATTCTCCGTTGGAATCAAAACTTGACTCCAAAACAAATACTTCTTCAAATATTAAAGAACAATCGGCACTACGAATAAATGACTCACGTTTAACAACAAAGACAGATTTGAACTGCAGTACTAGGATAACAAGATCCATGAGAGGCACTGATAAAAGCCAGAGCTTGAGTGTATTTGTGCACAACGTTGAACAGACATTACTGAAaggaaacaagaaaaataattgtACATTTATTGAGCTATTTCCTGAAAAAAAGAATGCTCCTAAAAGAGCTGAAAAAGTGTTATCAAAAACAATGCCAACAGTAGGAAATGCATCAGTGGAGAATACAACAAAGCTGTCGACATCTCAGCACAACAAAACCACCG gtttcaagaaaaaaaagccCCGAAAAAGAATCTGCATGCCAA AGCCACAAAAATCGAAGACACGTACCGAAACCAACAGTCAAG GAAAGTCTATATTAAAGGATACCAGTTCTGTCTCTCGGAGAGGAAATTTGCATGTTACCATCATGGAACCTGGTGACACTCCACAAATACACAAGCCACAACTAAAGCAATCTCCCAAGgacttaaaaaaatctttgaaatcACCCACTAAGGAGAGTCAGCAACAGATAAACGGATCTTCCA ACTTGCCGCAAAGTTCAAGGAGGAAATCTTTAAATCGAAGCA gACGTGAAAGTGATTATGCTTGTGACGAAGCTGAAATCGTTCAAGAAGACGTCAACGGTTATGTCCCTTACCTACATTCTTGGCCGGGTTATAGTGATAATAATACTTCATCTTCTAGTAAACGCGGCCAGCATAACAAAGGGAACAGACAAAGTCCTGGAAAGAAAGCTAAAAAAG gAAACAGCAGTTTTGAGCGTATATTCGAAGACAGTCGTTCCTTTCTTTCCAACGAG ACCCTAAAAGGACCAAAAGAAATAATATGTCCTGTAAAGAACGTTGCGACAAACACGATCGAAGATCTTC ctCTCATCCGAACTGCAGCATCTGTAGAGTGGCGACCTCCAGTACGAAATACAGGAGAAGAAGTTTTCTTGCATAAGTTCTTCTCACTACCTTCACTTTCTTTTGGTCAGATAAAACTTAATGCATTTGGAAGGAAaggtttacaaaaaacaaaacatgacaACGTG
- the LOC130640892 gene encoding uncharacterized protein LOC130640892 isoform X1, whose amino-acid sequence MATLSPRINGLSFEAKRRKAAAVASKKRSSKSENKMRDYDSPSAYFQTSLRITDRPPSDSICSSETSLSADNEEENVATAVTASPCSRSKGKLYSSRNSTFGSRSGMQEPALERSLQSPYEKGMGSGVQLPDIDVSKDSRKRLSFTPALDDSPKRSRLDVSVESLGKSKRNNSTFTVSPHMKQEENELNKNEVLVNEKNENINETIEKGLTPGKVLKKHSPSKSSLSAEKTRSSNKLENKSTQKTNKFIINNDHDEENNVTVVHYTTRASTQNKSSQKRDLKNAPKQKQYASMETQAGESKLHRRKTRQGNGSRSKKKESDVDFRKVVGNIGDNTAKEDSIKKPQGNKGNKRNTSKIHSPLESKLDSKTNTSSNIKEQSALRINDSRLTTKTDLNCSTRITRSMRGTDKSQSLSVFVHNVEQTLLKGNKKNNCTFIELFPEKKNAPKRAEKVLSKTMPTVGNASVENTTKLSTSQHNKTTGFKKKKPRKRICMPKPQKSKTRTETNSQGKSILKDTSSVSRRGNLHVTIMEPGDTPQIHKPQLKQSPKDLKKSLKSPTKESQQQINGSSSNQNLPQSSRRKSLNRSRRESDYACDEAEIVQEDVNGYVPYLHSWPGYSDNNTSSSSKRGQHNKGNRQSPGKKAKKGNSSFERIFEDSRSFLSNETLKGPKEIICPVKNVATNTIEDLPLIRTAASVEWRPPVRNTGEEVFLHKFFSLPSLSFGQIKLNAFGRKGLQKTKHDNVFFYVLTGSIKLTLNQRQYHCVSGTTFIVPEGNLYDIENLENYEARLLFFQQKHV is encoded by the exons ATGGCAACGTTATCTCCTCGTATTAATGGGCTGTCTTTTGAAGCAAAG agaCGAAAGGCTGCAGCAGTTGCTTCTAAAAAAAG GTCAAGTAAATCAGAAAACAAAATGAGGGATTATGACAGCCCGAGTGCTTACTTCCAAACAAGTTTACGAATTACAGATAGACCTCCATCAGATTCTATATGTTCTTCTGAAACATCTTTGAGTGCGGATAATGAAGAAGAGAATGTTGCGACAGCTGTAACTGCCTCGCCATGCAGTAGAAGCAAAGGGAAATTATATTCCTCAAGGAATAGTACATTTGGGTCAAGGTCTGGAATGCAGGAACCAGCACTCGAAAGATCTCTTCAGTCTCCATATGAAAAAGGAATGGGATCTGGTGTACAATTACCAGATATAGATGTGTCCAAAGATAGCAGAAAAAG ATTATCTTTCACGCCAGCACTTGATGACTCTCCGAAAAG GTCTCGACTTGATGTCTCAGTTGAAAGTTTAGGCAAGTCTAAGAGAAACAATTCCACTTTTACTGTATCTCCACATATGAAACAGGAGGAAAATGAACTTAACAAAAACGAAGTTCTAGTGAAtgaaaagaatgaaaacattaatGAAACTATAGAAAAAG GACTTACACctggaaaagttttaaaaaaacatagtcCCTCAAAAAGCAGCCTTAGTGCTGAAAAGACTAGGAGCTCTAATAAACTTGAAAACAAAAGTACTCAGAAAACTAACAAATTTATCATCAACAATGATCATGACGAAGAAAATAATGTGACAGTGGTTCATTATACCACCAGAGCCAGTACACAAAATAAAAGCAGTCAAAAACGAGATCTGAAAAATGCGCCAAAACAGAAACAATATGCTAGTATGGAAACACAAGCTGGTGAATCAAAACTTCACAGAAGAAAAACAAGACAGGGTAATGGAAGTAGgagcaaaaaaaaagaatcagATGTTGACTTTAGAAAGGTTGTTGGGAATATTGGTGATAATACAGCTAAGGAAGATTCTATAAAAAAGCCTCAAGGTAATAAAGGCAACAAAAGAAATACTTCCAAAATTCATTCTCCGTTGGAATCAAAACTTGACTCCAAAACAAATACTTCTTCAAATATTAAAGAACAATCGGCACTACGAATAAATGACTCACGTTTAACAACAAAGACAGATTTGAACTGCAGTACTAGGATAACAAGATCCATGAGAGGCACTGATAAAAGCCAGAGCTTGAGTGTATTTGTGCACAACGTTGAACAGACATTACTGAAaggaaacaagaaaaataattgtACATTTATTGAGCTATTTCCTGAAAAAAAGAATGCTCCTAAAAGAGCTGAAAAAGTGTTATCAAAAACAATGCCAACAGTAGGAAATGCATCAGTGGAGAATACAACAAAGCTGTCGACATCTCAGCACAACAAAACCACCG gtttcaagaaaaaaaagccCCGAAAAAGAATCTGCATGCCAA AGCCACAAAAATCGAAGACACGTACCGAAACCAACAGTCAAG GAAAGTCTATATTAAAGGATACCAGTTCTGTCTCTCGGAGAGGAAATTTGCATGTTACCATCATGGAACCTGGTGACACTCCACAAATACACAAGCCACAACTAAAGCAATCTCCCAAGgacttaaaaaaatctttgaaatcACCCACTAAGGAGAGTCAGCAACAGATAAACGGATCTTCCAGTAatcaaa ACTTGCCGCAAAGTTCAAGGAGGAAATCTTTAAATCGAAGCA gACGTGAAAGTGATTATGCTTGTGACGAAGCTGAAATCGTTCAAGAAGACGTCAACGGTTATGTCCCTTACCTACATTCTTGGCCGGGTTATAGTGATAATAATACTTCATCTTCTAGTAAACGCGGCCAGCATAACAAAGGGAACAGACAAAGTCCTGGAAAGAAAGCTAAAAAAG gAAACAGCAGTTTTGAGCGTATATTCGAAGACAGTCGTTCCTTTCTTTCCAACGAG ACCCTAAAAGGACCAAAAGAAATAATATGTCCTGTAAAGAACGTTGCGACAAACACGATCGAAGATCTTC ctCTCATCCGAACTGCAGCATCTGTAGAGTGGCGACCTCCAGTACGAAATACAGGAGAAGAAGTTTTCTTGCATAAGTTCTTCTCACTACCTTCACTTTCTTTTGGTCAGATAAAACTTAATGCATTTGGAAGGAAaggtttacaaaaaacaaaacatgacaACGTG